The Candidatus Saccharibacteria bacterium oral taxon 488 genome has a segment encoding these proteins:
- a CDS encoding FAD-binding protein, with translation MNKVATYLNEHLTGEVVTHDGALADAQRDGSVLARRPELIARVADTSDVRKILRFCSQLAEKGHVLPVYARGCGTDSTGAAIGRGIAIDMAAHMHNVVGIDAKQQLIHLQSGISHRAAQVVLSTHKGLGLPEISLTGEDGTIGGAISTEAAGMLSSAYGLLSQSIHQMEVVLSSGDIVQTGRLSKRELSKKKGLATFEGELYRQLDNLITDNEALIARIDASAPEMAGFSSIAQVRQRDGSFDLTPLFVGAQGSLGIIGELIMKADFIHPELAVVSAAYSSMNAAQAAVDTALQAGASTVELIDGRLFSRAAAQGKKLAWAPKECYRGGVVVALFHAFSDRARSKAAKKLLRALRGGTAVQVELRDVEMKEAFTLHSVLTLAEHPTDEHGVMPQVFSGMWLPGVQLDGFIKSMRALEKEYSVAMPLFIDATTGMINSYPVFSSKKVSDRQRILKLCSDMMRIVTSHEGSFAGFGGEGRLKAAFVQPTLTPEERDLYAKIKHIFDPKGILAPGIKTAVPMKQLAEELNAWCRLAG, from the coding sequence ATGAATAAGGTTGCGACGTATTTGAATGAACATCTGACGGGTGAAGTGGTGACGCATGACGGTGCTCTGGCGGATGCGCAGCGGGACGGGAGCGTGCTTGCGCGCCGGCCGGAGTTGATCGCACGAGTAGCAGATACGAGTGATGTGCGCAAGATTTTGCGGTTTTGTTCGCAACTGGCGGAGAAGGGCCACGTCCTGCCGGTGTATGCGCGCGGATGCGGCACGGACAGTACGGGTGCGGCGATTGGGCGTGGCATCGCCATTGACATGGCGGCACACATGCATAATGTCGTCGGAATTGATGCTAAGCAGCAGCTGATTCACCTCCAGTCGGGTATTTCTCACAGAGCGGCGCAAGTGGTTCTGTCAACGCATAAAGGTTTGGGTCTGCCGGAGATTTCATTGACGGGTGAGGACGGGACGATTGGCGGCGCAATTAGTACTGAAGCGGCTGGCATGCTGTCCTCGGCGTATGGTCTATTGAGCCAGTCGATTCACCAGATGGAAGTTGTTCTATCAAGTGGCGATATTGTACAGACCGGTCGGCTGTCGAAGCGTGAACTGAGCAAGAAGAAGGGTCTGGCGACATTTGAGGGCGAATTATACCGTCAGCTGGATAATTTGATAACCGATAATGAAGCGCTGATCGCTCGGATTGATGCTAGTGCGCCAGAGATGGCCGGCTTTTCGAGCATCGCTCAGGTGCGGCAGCGCGACGGCTCGTTTGACCTCACGCCGCTGTTTGTCGGCGCTCAAGGCAGCCTCGGTATCATCGGCGAGCTAATTATGAAAGCTGACTTCATCCATCCAGAACTAGCCGTGGTAAGTGCCGCGTATAGTTCAATGAATGCAGCGCAGGCGGCGGTTGACACGGCCCTGCAAGCGGGCGCCTCGACAGTCGAGCTGATCGACGGGCGGCTCTTCTCGCGGGCGGCAGCCCAGGGTAAAAAACTAGCATGGGCGCCAAAAGAATGCTATCGCGGTGGCGTGGTAGTGGCGCTCTTTCACGCGTTTTCGGACCGCGCGCGTAGCAAGGCTGCCAAGAAGTTACTACGTGCGCTTCGCGGTGGCACGGCTGTGCAGGTTGAGCTACGCGACGTGGAAATGAAAGAAGCGTTTACGCTACATTCAGTGCTGACCTTGGCGGAGCATCCAACGGATGAGCACGGTGTCATGCCGCAGGTATTCTCTGGGATGTGGCTGCCGGGCGTGCAGCTGGACGGCTTTATCAAGTCGATGCGCGCGCTTGAAAAAGAATACAGCGTGGCCATGCCGCTGTTTATCGACGCGACGACTGGCATGATCAATAGTTATCCGGTGTTCTCGAGCAAAAAGGTCAGTGACCGCCAACGTATCCTCAAACTCTGCTCGGACATGATGCGGATCGTGACTAGCCACGAAGGGTCGTTCGCGGGATTTGGCGGCGAGGGCCGGCTCAAGGCGGCATTTGTTCAGCCAACACTGACGCCCGAGGAGCGTGACCTGTATGCAAAAATCAAGCATATCTTTGATCCAAAAGGCATCCTCGCGCCGGGTATCAAGACTGCTGTGCCGATGAAACAACTGGCAGAAGAATTAAATGCTTGGTGCCGGCTGGCGGGCTGA
- the typA gene encoding translational GTPase TypA: MKDASKIRNIAIIAHVDHGKTTMVDGLLKQSRTFRDNQAEMSQELIMDSGDQEHERGITITAKQTSIFYGDYKINIIDTPGHADFSGEVERTLQMADGVLLIVDAQEGPMPQTKFVLSKALELGLKPVVVINKIDKPARRIAEVEDELSDLFLELATDDSQLHYPIYYAIGRDGKAWKEIPTDPTEDADLTPIFEAIINDIPAPSVTADGGFQMLVTSLQYDTFQGKYAIGRIARGSVKRGLAVSLLKHGEVSGSARIEKVFGYRGLNREELDEAFAGDIVALVGVSEAHIGDTIADKEQPEALPAIAIEAPTLSMYLGPNTSPMKGREGEFTTSRQIGDRLRRELETNVALRVEENGIGFTVSGRGELHLSVLIETMRREGFEFEVGRPQVVTITEDGVEKEPIEELQIEISSEFIGAISQELGARHAEMKSQETTASGATRITYVLPTRALIGLRNVLLTATKGTVIMNSLPHGYQPLDGKLPKTRGGVLIAFEAGTTTPYALQAAEARGELLVGPGTEVYAGMIVGIYNRQEDIEINVCKAKHLTNMRSKSSDGTVQLTPFTQFSLEQCIDFIEDDELLEVTPKSLRLRKRYLDANERKRANKR, from the coding sequence ATGAAAGACGCTAGCAAGATTCGAAATATTGCCATTATTGCCCACGTCGATCACGGCAAGACGACCATGGTTGACGGGCTGCTCAAACAGTCGCGTACATTCCGCGACAATCAGGCTGAGATGAGCCAAGAATTGATCATGGATTCGGGCGATCAGGAACACGAACGCGGTATCACCATCACCGCCAAACAGACCTCGATTTTTTACGGTGATTATAAAATCAACATCATCGACACGCCGGGACATGCGGACTTTTCGGGCGAGGTCGAGAGGACATTGCAGATGGCGGATGGTGTCTTGCTGATCGTTGATGCGCAGGAAGGGCCGATGCCGCAGACTAAGTTTGTGCTGAGTAAGGCGCTAGAGCTGGGCTTGAAGCCAGTGGTGGTGATTAATAAAATTGATAAGCCAGCCAGGCGAATCGCCGAGGTTGAAGATGAACTGAGCGATCTGTTTCTGGAGCTAGCAACCGATGATAGCCAGCTACACTATCCGATTTATTATGCGATCGGGCGCGATGGCAAAGCGTGGAAGGAGATTCCTACCGACCCGACTGAAGACGCCGACCTCACACCGATTTTTGAAGCGATTATCAACGATATCCCGGCGCCGAGCGTCACGGCTGATGGCGGTTTTCAGATGCTGGTAACCAGCCTGCAGTACGACACCTTCCAGGGTAAATATGCCATCGGGCGGATCGCTCGTGGGTCGGTTAAGCGCGGCCTAGCGGTTAGTTTACTAAAGCACGGCGAGGTGTCAGGCTCAGCGCGAATTGAGAAAGTTTTTGGCTACCGCGGACTGAACCGCGAAGAGCTTGACGAGGCGTTTGCTGGCGACATTGTGGCATTGGTCGGCGTCAGTGAAGCGCACATTGGCGATACGATTGCCGACAAAGAACAGCCCGAAGCCTTACCGGCGATTGCTATTGAAGCGCCGACATTGAGCATGTACCTCGGCCCGAATACCAGCCCGATGAAAGGGCGCGAGGGCGAATTTACCACCTCGCGGCAAATTGGCGACCGATTGCGGCGAGAACTGGAAACCAACGTAGCACTGCGCGTTGAAGAAAACGGGATCGGCTTTACGGTGTCTGGCCGCGGCGAGCTGCACCTCAGCGTCTTGATCGAGACCATGCGGCGCGAAGGCTTTGAGTTCGAAGTTGGCCGCCCGCAAGTGGTCACCATCACCGAGGACGGCGTCGAAAAAGAGCCAATTGAAGAACTGCAAATCGAAATTAGCAGCGAATTTATCGGCGCGATTAGCCAAGAATTGGGTGCACGCCACGCTGAAATGAAATCGCAAGAAACCACCGCCAGCGGCGCTACCCGCATCACCTATGTGCTGCCGACGAGAGCATTGATCGGCCTGCGAAACGTACTCTTGACCGCCACCAAAGGCACGGTGATTATGAATTCCCTGCCGCATGGCTATCAACCGCTGGACGGCAAATTGCCGAAAACCCGCGGCGGCGTGCTCATCGCCTTTGAGGCTGGCACCACCACGCCGTATGCTCTACAGGCGGCCGAAGCTCGTGGCGAACTCTTGGTCGGACCTGGCACGGAAGTGTACGCTGGGATGATCGTCGGTATTTATAATCGCCAAGAAGACATTGAGATTAACGTCTGTAAGGCTAAGCATCTAACCAACATGCGTTCCAAATCGTCCGACGGCACGGTACAGCTGACACCATTTACCCAGTTTAGCCTGGAGCAATGCATCGACTTCATCGAGGACGACGAACTGCTGGAGGTGACGCCAAAATCCTTGCGCCTGCGTAAACGCTACCTTGACGCTAATGAGCGAAAGCGCGCCAACAAGCGGTAG
- the treF gene encoding alpha,alpha-trehalase TreF, translating into MLPKKTTTIIKRTLARTAQRITPIDRKDPDEKLGQLFHEVQSHRVFADGKTFVDLVPRKRATRILQEYRLARRDPNFRLDEFVKLHFYEFESPIKKVSFVQADSARQHVTNLWPLLIRRAHKSKGSLIALPHDYVVPGGRFAEQFYWDTYFIMLGLAADGKWKLIDGMMKNYVYMIQRFGFIPTANRTYFLSRSQPPFFAAMVKLLASKPGRRAPSLTYLEYFPSLLAEYKFWMKGQRKLSSIDFMATNRVVAMPDGQVLNRYYDDKATPRPESRREDIETARNSRSANKTKVYLDLRAGAESGWDFSSRWFSDPHDIETIQTTDLVPIDLNCLLYELEMTIAHCYGVLRQAPLKKRFIRLAERRAESIRQHCWNETDGFFYDYNFRTGHQTSHATLAGVFPLYSGIATKKQAKRVAEKLEREFLRDGGLRMTLVDNGQQWDAPNGWAPLQWVAVCGLKRYGLDELAEEIRKRWLASTERVFADQGKMIEKYDVDSESRIGGGGEYPLQDGFGWTNGVYAALYDRFDERCPK; encoded by the coding sequence ATGCTTCCCAAAAAAACCACAACAATTATCAAGCGCACGTTAGCCCGCACCGCCCAGCGCATCACACCAATCGACCGCAAAGATCCCGACGAAAAGCTCGGGCAGTTGTTTCATGAGGTGCAGTCACACCGCGTGTTTGCCGATGGTAAAACTTTCGTCGATCTCGTGCCGCGAAAGCGCGCCACCCGCATCCTCCAAGAGTATCGCCTGGCCCGACGTGATCCCAACTTTCGGCTGGATGAATTTGTGAAGCTACATTTTTATGAATTTGAATCGCCGATCAAAAAGGTGAGCTTTGTCCAGGCTGACTCCGCCAGGCAGCACGTCACCAACCTTTGGCCGCTGCTCATCCGCCGCGCCCACAAGTCGAAGGGTTCGCTGATCGCCCTGCCGCACGACTACGTGGTGCCGGGCGGTCGATTTGCTGAGCAATTTTACTGGGATACGTATTTTATCATGCTGGGTCTGGCGGCGGACGGCAAGTGGAAGCTGATCGACGGCATGATGAAAAATTATGTGTACATGATTCAGCGCTTTGGTTTCATTCCGACCGCCAACCGGACGTACTTCCTCAGTCGCAGCCAGCCACCGTTTTTTGCGGCGATGGTCAAGCTCCTCGCCAGCAAACCCGGCCGGCGCGCCCCGAGCTTGACGTACCTCGAGTACTTTCCCTCACTACTGGCCGAATATAAATTCTGGATGAAAGGCCAGCGCAAACTTTCGAGCATTGACTTTATGGCCACCAACCGCGTAGTAGCCATGCCCGATGGCCAGGTGCTCAATCGCTACTACGACGACAAGGCCACGCCGCGCCCAGAAAGTCGCCGCGAAGATATCGAAACCGCCAGGAACAGTCGCTCCGCCAACAAGACTAAGGTCTATCTCGACCTGCGGGCCGGGGCTGAGAGTGGTTGGGATTTCAGCTCGCGCTGGTTTAGTGATCCGCACGACATTGAAACGATTCAAACGACTGACCTCGTGCCGATTGACCTGAACTGTTTGTTGTACGAACTAGAGATGACGATCGCCCATTGTTACGGCGTGCTGCGTCAGGCACCGCTCAAGAAACGCTTTATCCGCCTGGCCGAGCGCCGCGCCGAGAGCATCCGCCAGCACTGTTGGAATGAAACCGACGGCTTTTTCTATGATTATAATTTCCGCACCGGTCATCAGACGAGCCACGCCACACTGGCCGGCGTCTTCCCGCTCTACAGCGGTATCGCCACCAAGAAACAAGCCAAGCGCGTGGCCGAGAAATTAGAGCGCGAGTTTTTGCGCGATGGTGGACTGCGGATGACGCTGGTTGACAATGGTCAGCAATGGGACGCGCCGAATGGCTGGGCGCCGCTACAATGGGTGGCGGTTTGCGGCTTGAAGCGGTATGGGCTGGATGAGCTAGCAGAGGAAATTAGAAAGCGCTGGCTGGCTTCAACCGAACGCGTCTTTGCTGACCAGGGTAAGATGATCGAGAAATATGATGTCGATAGTGAATCACGCATCGGCGGTGGCGGTGAGTATCCATTACAAGACGGCTTCGGCTGGACCAATGGCGTGTACGCGGCGCTGTATGATCGGTTTGATGAGCGCTGCCCAAAGTAG